One region of Sandaracinaceae bacterium genomic DNA includes:
- a CDS encoding alpha/beta fold hydrolase produces MSIVFLHGFTGGPTSWDAVLGHLLSGPCAAERKLCPVITGHEGSVTGPRDAWPAQPHSFEAEVDRLAALLPRGTLHLVGYSLGARLALGLLVRHRVRFETATLIGGHPGLDDAAARTARVEADDALAARLEQAGLPAFVKEWEALPLWESQRTLAPARLAAQRALRLTHDAPRLAHALRTLSLGRMPSWTSALPTLDLPVTLVAGHGDSKFRALAEGMAAALPSARLQVLGDASAPFGHNLLLEAPGDLARVIVETVDV; encoded by the coding sequence ATGAGTATCGTCTTCCTCCACGGCTTCACCGGCGGTCCCACCAGCTGGGACGCGGTGCTCGGTCACCTGCTGAGCGGTCCGTGTGCTGCGGAGCGCAAGCTCTGCCCCGTCATCACCGGGCACGAGGGCAGCGTCACGGGCCCACGCGACGCATGGCCCGCGCAACCCCACTCCTTCGAGGCGGAGGTGGACCGCCTGGCCGCGCTGCTGCCGCGCGGCACGTTGCACCTGGTGGGCTACTCGCTGGGCGCGCGCTTGGCGCTGGGCCTCCTGGTGCGCCACCGCGTGCGCTTCGAGACCGCCACGCTCATCGGCGGGCACCCGGGCCTCGATGACGCTGCAGCGCGCACTGCCCGCGTGGAGGCCGATGACGCGCTGGCCGCGCGCCTCGAGCAGGCTGGCCTTCCGGCGTTCGTGAAAGAGTGGGAGGCGCTGCCGCTGTGGGAGTCGCAGCGTACCCTCGCGCCCGCGAGGCTCGCCGCCCAGCGCGCGCTGCGCCTCACGCACGACGCGCCTCGCTTGGCGCATGCGCTGCGCACGCTGAGCCTCGGCCGCATGCCCTCGTGGACCAGCGCGCTGCCCACGCTGGACCTCCCGGTGACGCTGGTGGCGGGTCACGGCGACAGCAAGTTCCGCGCGCTGGCGGAGGGCATGGCCGCAGCCCTGCCGAGCGCCCGCCTGCAGGTGCTCGGAGACGCGAGCGCGCCCTTCGGGCACAATCTGCTGCTGGAGGCGCCGGGTGACCTGGCGCGTGTGATCGTGGAGACGGTGGATGTCTGA
- a CDS encoding 1,4-dihydroxy-2-naphthoate polyprenyltransferase, whose translation MSDVRPGSPRAWLLASRPATLSAALVPVAVGTACASSHGGTQWLPAAAALFGACMIQIGTNFANDVFDFEKGTDDETRLGPVRAAQAGLLTPAQLKRGMLASFGLAILAGLYLVSVGGWPVVAIGVASVASGIAYTGGPFPLGYHGLGDVFVMLFFGFVAVCGTEYVQLVGITAKHVELASHSGTLGLPTTLAWFASVPVGALATAILVVNNLRDREGDARSGKRTLAVRLGATGARVEYLLLIVATYGIPVYLFYTGLVGSLVFVVFATSPFAATLLRAVWVRDGAALNDTLTGTAKLLLVYGLLFAVGIAVTT comes from the coding sequence ATGTCTGATGTGCGACCGGGGTCCCCGCGGGCGTGGCTGCTCGCCTCGCGTCCCGCGACGCTGAGCGCGGCGCTCGTGCCCGTGGCGGTGGGCACGGCGTGCGCGTCGTCGCACGGCGGCACCCAGTGGTTGCCCGCCGCGGCGGCGCTCTTCGGCGCGTGCATGATCCAGATTGGCACCAACTTCGCCAACGACGTCTTCGACTTCGAGAAGGGCACCGACGACGAGACGCGCCTCGGTCCCGTGCGCGCCGCGCAGGCTGGCCTGCTCACCCCGGCGCAGCTCAAGCGCGGCATGCTCGCCAGCTTCGGTCTCGCCATCCTGGCCGGGCTCTACTTGGTGTCGGTGGGGGGCTGGCCCGTGGTGGCCATCGGCGTGGCCAGCGTGGCGTCGGGCATCGCCTACACGGGCGGTCCGTTTCCTCTCGGCTATCACGGCCTCGGCGATGTCTTCGTCATGCTGTTTTTCGGCTTCGTGGCGGTGTGTGGGACGGAGTACGTGCAGCTCGTGGGCATCACCGCAAAGCACGTGGAGCTCGCCAGCCACTCGGGCACGCTGGGGCTTCCCACCACGCTCGCGTGGTTCGCCTCCGTGCCAGTCGGGGCGCTCGCCACCGCCATCCTCGTGGTGAACAACCTGCGTGACCGCGAGGGGGACGCTCGCAGCGGAAAGCGCACGCTGGCCGTGCGCCTCGGTGCCACCGGCGCGCGCGTCGAGTACCTGCTCTTGATCGTCGCCACCTATGGCATCCCCGTGTACCTCTTCTACACTGGGCTAGTGGGCTCGCTCGTGTTCGTGGTGTTTGCGACTTCTCCGTTCGCAGCGACGCTGCTGCGAGCGGTGTGGGTGCGTGATGGTGCGGCGCTCAACGACACACTCACCGGCACTGCCAAGTTGTTGCTCGTGTACGGCTTGCTGTTCGCGGTGGGGATCGCGGTGACCACATGA
- a CDS encoding AMP-binding protein has product MKLGLTLAPLAGRLDQPVENSVASFRERRGWLVSVLFEGVRGLGEASPLSGYSSDTAEQTEAALRALGSTLEVQADTLEAFTRSVLEHSERLPREAYAARFGLESALFDAYARFRAVPLWAVLRHGLELAQRDAQVPTRLSVAAWITSLQLDDARARFDEGSHTFKLKLGRDLDAELAFAKQVRERFPAARLRFDANGALSGAALDATLSALGGLDIEFLEEPSRVLPARSPVPLALDESLRGLEPEDVIDHPDVRAWVLKPTALGGLLETARFVREAQARGLDAVVSHTLEGPVARATLGELALAIGSGVAVGLGDHPGLRALVPPFEVHAPAFAAEGYLAPHQTPGFGHVEVDLSIREAARQHPTRAALVGPGFVLTYAQLAERCADRVAAFEAQGVRAGDTVAFVPTLDVAGVVTILAAIEAGICVVTLHPRATEEEHERVVRESGATLLDQRSSRLAHGEAAREVRPEAPLAILFTSGTTGSPKGAVLPRRAFVASAWASRARLAEGHGPLAEAHVDRWLLSLTPAHIGGLSIIVRMLVTRGTVVLAGAPEFDPRSFRGLIDDLGVTHVSLVPTMLSRLLDAGFRAPPTLRTVLLGGAAVEPALVARARAAGLPVRATYGMTEACSQITTQASHDEPGCGRPLDGLEVRSREGVLEVRGATLFSGYLGQREHLDEQGWFRTGDLGRVDEHGFVHVEGRRHDLIVSGGENVYPAEVEARLAEQPDISEAAVFGVYDETWGQRVVAACVLRPLPAGAGEDEPSDPQARVRTLDAALAGVLARFKLPKEYWVVDALPRTSLDKVARSRLQTLSESPGTVVVDVARLRSSGRPH; this is encoded by the coding sequence ATGAAGCTCGGGCTGACGCTCGCACCGCTCGCGGGTCGGCTCGATCAGCCGGTGGAGAACTCCGTCGCCAGCTTTCGAGAGCGTCGCGGTTGGCTGGTGAGTGTCTTGTTCGAGGGGGTGCGCGGACTGGGCGAGGCGTCGCCGCTCAGCGGATACTCATCCGACACGGCGGAGCAGACGGAGGCCGCCTTGCGCGCGCTGGGCTCCACGCTCGAGGTGCAGGCCGACACGCTCGAGGCCTTCACGCGCTCCGTTCTCGAGCACAGTGAGCGCCTCCCGCGCGAGGCCTACGCGGCGCGCTTCGGGCTCGAGAGCGCGCTCTTCGATGCGTACGCGCGCTTCCGTGCCGTGCCCCTGTGGGCGGTGTTGAGGCACGGCCTCGAGCTCGCTCAGCGCGACGCCCAGGTGCCCACGCGGCTCAGCGTGGCGGCGTGGATCACCTCGCTCCAGCTGGACGACGCGCGCGCGCGCTTCGACGAGGGGTCGCACACATTCAAGCTCAAGCTGGGTCGCGACCTGGACGCCGAGCTGGCCTTCGCGAAGCAGGTCCGTGAGCGCTTCCCCGCGGCCCGGCTGCGCTTCGACGCCAACGGCGCGCTCTCGGGGGCGGCGCTCGACGCGACGCTCAGCGCGCTCGGGGGGCTGGACATCGAGTTCCTCGAGGAGCCGAGTCGTGTCCTGCCAGCGCGCTCACCGGTTCCGCTGGCGCTCGACGAGTCCCTGCGTGGACTCGAGCCCGAGGACGTCATCGATCACCCGGACGTGCGGGCCTGGGTGCTGAAGCCCACGGCGCTCGGCGGTCTGTTGGAGACCGCGCGCTTCGTGAGGGAGGCTCAGGCGCGCGGGCTCGACGCCGTGGTGTCGCACACGCTCGAGGGGCCCGTGGCGCGCGCCACGCTGGGTGAGCTCGCGCTCGCCATCGGCAGTGGTGTGGCGGTGGGTCTCGGTGATCACCCCGGCCTGCGCGCGCTCGTGCCGCCCTTCGAGGTTCACGCCCCCGCCTTCGCCGCCGAGGGCTACTTGGCGCCGCACCAGACGCCGGGCTTCGGTCACGTGGAGGTGGACTTGTCCATCCGCGAGGCGGCGCGTCAGCACCCCACCCGTGCGGCGCTCGTGGGTCCGGGCTTCGTGCTCACGTATGCCCAGCTGGCCGAGCGCTGCGCGGACCGTGTCGCGGCCTTCGAAGCGCAGGGCGTGCGTGCGGGGGACACGGTCGCCTTCGTGCCCACGCTGGACGTCGCCGGCGTCGTCACCATCCTCGCCGCCATCGAGGCGGGCATCTGCGTGGTGACGCTGCACCCGCGCGCGACCGAGGAGGAGCACGAGCGGGTGGTGCGCGAGAGCGGGGCCACGCTCCTCGATCAGCGGTCATCTCGTCTTGCGCACGGTGAAGCGGCCCGTGAGGTGCGCCCCGAGGCGCCGCTGGCCATCCTCTTCACATCGGGGACCACGGGCAGCCCCAAGGGCGCGGTGCTGCCGCGCCGCGCGTTCGTAGCGTCCGCGTGGGCATCCCGCGCGCGGCTGGCCGAGGGCCACGGGCCACTCGCGGAAGCTCACGTGGATCGCTGGCTGCTGTCGCTGACGCCCGCGCACATCGGTGGACTCTCCATCATCGTGCGCATGCTGGTCACGCGTGGGACGGTGGTGCTGGCGGGAGCCCCCGAGTTCGACCCGCGCTCGTTCCGCGGGCTCATCGACGACTTGGGGGTGACGCACGTGTCGCTGGTGCCCACCATGCTGAGCCGGCTGCTGGACGCGGGCTTCCGAGCGCCGCCCACGCTGCGCACCGTGCTGCTCGGAGGCGCTGCGGTGGAGCCGGCACTCGTGGCGCGCGCGCGCGCGGCAGGGCTCCCGGTTCGCGCCACCTACGGCATGACCGAGGCGTGCTCGCAGATCACCACGCAGGCCAGCCATGACGAACCCGGCTGCGGTCGGCCGCTCGATGGTCTCGAGGTGCGCTCCCGGGAAGGCGTGCTCGAGGTCCGCGGCGCCACGCTCTTCTCGGGCTACCTGGGGCAGCGCGAGCACCTCGACGAGCAGGGCTGGTTTCGCACCGGCGACCTCGGCCGCGTCGACGAACACGGCTTCGTGCACGTGGAGGGCCGGCGCCACGACCTGATCGTGAGCGGCGGCGAGAACGTCTACCCCGCCGAGGTGGAGGCGCGCCTCGCCGAGCAGCCGGACATCAGCGAGGCGGCGGTGTTCGGGGTCTACGACGAGACGTGGGGTCAGCGCGTGGTCGCCGCGTGCGTGCTCCGGCCGCTGCCCGCTGGCGCTGGAGAAGACGAGCCGTCGGACCCGCAGGCGCGGGTGCGCACGCTGGACGCGGCGCTCGCCGGCGTGCTCGCGCGCTTCAAGCTGCCGAAGGAGTACTGGGTGGTCGACGCTCTCCCGCGCACCTCGCTCGACAAGGTGGCGCGCAGCCGGCTGCAAACCCTCTCGGAGTCTCCCGGCACCGTGGTGGTGGACGTGGCGCGCCTGCGCAGTTCCGGCCGGCCTCACTGA
- a CDS encoding MBL fold metallo-hydrolase — translation MTSTPRTLHALLGNSQRLDGGSMFGNAPRALWERWIAPDERHRIPLACRCLLVREPHRNILFEAGIGTFFPPAMRDRFGVQESEHVLLRELAAHGLTPADVDVVVLSHLHFDHAGGVLTAHDAEQRMQLVFPHAHYVVGARAFERALAPHARDRASFIPELQALLQETGRLELVPSPSAGAEGVAFSTTLGPEYPLRFAEGHTPGLMMAEVPSAHGPLLYASDLIPGAPWVHLPITMGYDRFPERLIEEKEALLNDLEARGGGLFFVHDPEVAWARVARDERGRFHAADPQPTL, via the coding sequence ATGACCAGCACCCCCCGCACGCTCCACGCGCTCCTCGGAAACAGCCAGCGCCTGGACGGTGGCAGCATGTTCGGAAACGCCCCGCGCGCGCTCTGGGAGCGCTGGATCGCGCCGGACGAGCGGCACCGCATCCCGCTCGCGTGTCGCTGCCTGCTGGTGCGCGAGCCTCATCGCAACATCCTCTTCGAGGCCGGCATCGGCACCTTCTTCCCGCCCGCGATGCGGGATCGCTTCGGCGTGCAGGAGTCCGAGCACGTGCTGTTGCGCGAGCTCGCGGCCCACGGCCTCACCCCGGCAGACGTGGACGTGGTGGTCCTGAGCCACCTGCACTTCGATCACGCGGGCGGAGTGCTCACGGCCCACGACGCCGAGCAACGCATGCAGCTGGTCTTTCCTCACGCGCACTACGTGGTGGGGGCGCGCGCCTTCGAGCGGGCCCTCGCGCCGCACGCCCGCGACCGGGCGTCGTTCATCCCCGAGCTGCAGGCGCTGCTGCAGGAGACGGGTCGGCTCGAGCTGGTCCCGAGCCCGTCAGCCGGCGCGGAGGGCGTGGCATTCTCCACCACGCTCGGACCGGAGTACCCGCTGCGCTTCGCCGAGGGCCACACGCCCGGGCTCATGATGGCCGAGGTGCCGAGCGCTCACGGGCCGCTGCTCTACGCGTCGGACCTGATTCCCGGCGCGCCGTGGGTGCACCTGCCCATCACCATGGGCTACGACCGCTTCCCGGAGCGGCTGATCGAGGAGAAGGAGGCGCTGCTGAACGACCTCGAGGCGCGCGGGGGTGGGCTGTTCTTCGTGCACGACCCCGAGGTGGCGTGGGCCCGCGTGGCGCGCGACGAGCGCGGGCGGTTTCACGCGGCCGACCCACAGCCCACACTCTAG
- a CDS encoding TerB family tellurite resistance protein: MAPLAELLFLAMHADGQATDSEQLAVRGAVRTLTDGLVPGRVSDTMVDAFEEHLARDGYEARLHTVTQRIVADRDDAELGVLLFAAVALSDGVVDAAEREAFERVAEELGVSPPRLAQLLGDVP, encoded by the coding sequence GTGGCGCCGCTGGCGGAGCTGCTGTTCCTCGCGATGCACGCTGACGGGCAGGCCACGGACAGCGAACAGCTCGCCGTTCGCGGAGCCGTTCGCACGCTGACCGATGGCCTCGTGCCGGGGCGCGTGTCCGACACCATGGTCGACGCCTTCGAGGAGCACCTCGCGCGCGACGGCTACGAAGCACGCCTGCACACCGTCACGCAGCGGATCGTCGCCGACCGTGATGACGCCGAGCTCGGCGTCTTGCTCTTCGCGGCGGTCGCGCTGTCGGATGGGGTCGTCGATGCGGCCGAACGCGAGGCCTTCGAGCGCGTGGCCGAGGAGCTCGGAGTCTCGCCGCCGCGGCTGGCCCAGTTGCTCGGCGACGTCCCCTGA
- a CDS encoding metallophosphoesterase family protein → MVEIGVVGDLHGSFDATDVYQLDACRYEALWFVGDLGPGTRDADVRVARTIAKLRTPVVVMPGNNDCEHAPLLRAEFGHQVGRSALLALGGVVARGESTTRRANVRFAGFDRHVVAVGESGVTVVSGRPYAMGGDQWPFAEAMQSRFGLGSVAQSAERLVSLVDGVETDSVVFLAHNGPTGLGASPVAPWGRDFHPGEGDHGDSDLRVAVDHARARGLRVLAVVAGHMHYPLDDGRLRTWAVEVDGTTYVNAARLPRVRATRAGGERHHVRLRLEESAITVDEVWLSED, encoded by the coding sequence ATGGTCGAAATTGGGGTGGTCGGTGACCTGCACGGCTCGTTCGATGCCACCGACGTCTACCAACTCGATGCGTGTCGCTATGAGGCGCTGTGGTTCGTCGGGGACCTCGGCCCGGGCACTCGCGACGCCGACGTTCGGGTGGCTCGCACCATCGCGAAGCTGCGCACTCCGGTCGTGGTCATGCCGGGCAACAACGACTGCGAGCACGCTCCGCTCCTGCGTGCGGAGTTCGGGCATCAGGTGGGCCGCTCGGCGCTCCTGGCCCTCGGAGGCGTCGTCGCGCGCGGTGAGTCGACGACGCGGCGAGCGAACGTACGCTTCGCTGGCTTCGACCGGCACGTCGTCGCAGTCGGCGAGTCGGGCGTGACCGTCGTTTCGGGTCGGCCCTACGCCATGGGCGGCGACCAATGGCCCTTCGCAGAGGCGATGCAGAGCCGCTTCGGACTCGGTTCGGTGGCCCAGTCAGCCGAGCGACTCGTCTCCCTCGTCGATGGCGTCGAGACGGACTCGGTCGTGTTCCTCGCCCACAACGGGCCGACTGGCCTCGGCGCTTCCCCCGTTGCGCCATGGGGCAGGGACTTCCATCCCGGCGAGGGCGATCACGGCGACAGCGACCTGCGGGTCGCGGTCGACCACGCGCGCGCACGCGGGCTGCGAGTGCTCGCCGTGGTGGCAGGGCACATGCATTACCCGCTCGACGACGGCCGACTGCGCACCTGGGCGGTCGAGGTCGACGGAACGACGTACGTCAACGCCGCCCGACTCCCCCGCGTTCGCGCCACTCGCGCCGGTGGCGAGCGTCACCACGTTCGCCTCCGCCTCGAAGAGTCGGCCATCACCGTCGACGAGGTCTGGCTGTCGGAGGACTGA
- a CDS encoding aldehyde dehydrogenase family protein, which yields MEQTQTRSQKTTSTPSIADLVSRTRERFDTGMTRSLRWRLAQLDGLARFLVERESEIYDALAADVGKPRFEAYLAEIGYMKTDIEHTKKHLREWAAPQEVPTPMVVQPGKSEIHKDPLGVVLIIAPWNYPFQLMMAPLVGAIAAGNCAVLKPSEVAPATSALFAKFIPRYVDPDCFPVVEGAVKETTELLHEQFDHIFYTGNGSVGRIVMAAAAKHLTPVTLELGGKSPVIVDSTADLDITAKRIVWAKFVNAGQTCVAPDYILVEDRVHDALVHRMVACIREFYGDDPQQSPDFARVVNARHHQRLMKLLGAGEIVAGGKGDEADRYIAPTIIKDVPEDAPVMQDEIFGPILPVLSVPSVDAAMAFINRRPKPLALYLFSSDERTHERVLKRTTSGGVTINHGWLHLGVPDLPFGGVGESGMGAYHGKRSFDVFSHQKAVLRKGTRVDPPVMYPPYSEWKQKLVALLA from the coding sequence ATGGAACAGACTCAGACCCGCTCACAGAAGACCACCTCGACGCCGTCCATCGCGGACCTGGTGTCGCGCACCCGGGAGCGCTTCGACACCGGCATGACCCGCTCGCTGCGCTGGCGCCTCGCGCAGCTCGACGGCCTCGCGCGCTTCCTGGTGGAGCGTGAGTCGGAGATCTACGACGCGCTGGCCGCCGACGTGGGCAAGCCGCGCTTCGAGGCCTACCTCGCCGAGATCGGCTACATGAAGACCGACATCGAGCACACCAAGAAGCACCTGCGCGAGTGGGCCGCTCCGCAAGAGGTGCCCACGCCCATGGTGGTTCAGCCCGGCAAGAGCGAGATTCACAAAGACCCGCTCGGCGTGGTGCTCATCATCGCGCCGTGGAACTACCCCTTCCAGCTCATGATGGCGCCGCTGGTGGGTGCCATCGCGGCCGGCAACTGCGCCGTGCTCAAGCCGTCGGAAGTGGCGCCGGCCACGTCGGCGCTGTTCGCCAAGTTCATCCCGCGCTACGTGGACCCCGACTGCTTCCCCGTGGTGGAGGGCGCCGTGAAGGAGACCACCGAGCTGCTCCACGAGCAGTTCGACCACATCTTCTACACGGGCAACGGCAGCGTGGGCCGCATCGTCATGGCCGCGGCGGCCAAGCACCTCACGCCCGTCACGCTCGAGCTGGGCGGCAAGAGCCCGGTCATCGTGGACAGCACGGCGGACCTCGACATCACCGCCAAGCGCATCGTGTGGGCCAAGTTCGTGAACGCCGGCCAGACCTGCGTGGCGCCGGACTACATCCTGGTGGAAGACCGCGTGCACGACGCGCTGGTGCACCGCATGGTCGCGTGCATCCGCGAGTTCTACGGCGACGACCCGCAGCAGAGCCCGGACTTCGCGCGCGTGGTCAACGCACGTCACCACCAGCGCCTCATGAAGCTGCTGGGCGCGGGTGAGATCGTGGCGGGTGGCAAGGGCGACGAGGCCGACCGCTACATCGCGCCCACCATCATCAAGGACGTGCCGGAAGACGCGCCGGTCATGCAGGACGAGATCTTCGGGCCCATCCTGCCCGTGCTCTCGGTGCCCAGCGTGGACGCCGCCATGGCCTTCATCAACCGCCGGCCGAAGCCCCTGGCGCTCTACCTCTTCTCGAGCGACGAGCGCACGCACGAGCGCGTGCTCAAGCGCACCACCTCGGGCGGCGTCACCATCAACCACGGCTGGTTGCACTTGGGCGTGCCGGACCTGCCGTTCGGCGGCGTGGGCGAGAGCGGCATGGGCGCGTACCACGGCAAGCGCAGCTTCGACGTGTTCAGTCACCAGAAGGCCGTCTTGCGCAAGGGCACGCGCGTGGACCCGCCGGTCATGTACCCGCCCTACTCCGAGTGGAAGCAGAAGCTCGTGGCGCTGCTGGCCTGA
- a CDS encoding serine/threonine protein kinase, whose amino-acid sequence MEERLGRYQLVRRLGDNDLCDAYTALQHGDGGFVREVLVKRLKDALTTETSALRAFQGEALLLARLRQRSIPHVYDLQRDPKSGAWFIALEFIPGPTLKWVMETERERATPLPMALALSVVSQLCAAVHHMHELTNAYGQRSELVHRNLAPENVVLGRDGLARLMDFGCAVPRSDLDATGSDGRGAAGYMAPEQILGSEPPDRRADVFVLGVLLYEMTTGVRLYDGRGERLRRALMDVDAPPASTRRSGFPAVLDEILAGALARDPSSRPASADVLQRQIEGFAAAQRIQLGTARVGAYLAEAFPPGSEREKDGSLVSPVPAARVSVPPGPRTSLPPGRYNSSAPPPRRSSSPPAEQSTDLDGLALAAAGAPSEENEFEAEDTMVGQSQAPTADSRRPSLGPPRPSTGVYLHVGVTTEDVKKKP is encoded by the coding sequence ATGGAAGAGAGGCTCGGCCGCTACCAGCTCGTTCGCCGACTCGGCGACAATGACCTGTGCGATGCCTATACCGCGCTCCAACACGGAGACGGAGGCTTCGTCCGCGAGGTGCTGGTCAAGCGCTTGAAAGATGCGCTCACCACGGAGACGAGCGCGCTCCGGGCCTTCCAGGGTGAGGCGCTGCTGTTGGCGCGCCTTCGTCAACGCAGCATCCCGCACGTGTACGACTTGCAGCGCGACCCGAAGTCTGGCGCCTGGTTCATCGCGCTCGAGTTCATTCCCGGGCCCACGCTCAAGTGGGTCATGGAGACCGAGCGCGAGCGCGCCACGCCGCTGCCCATGGCGCTCGCGCTGTCGGTGGTCAGCCAGCTCTGCGCGGCCGTGCACCACATGCACGAGCTCACCAACGCCTACGGCCAGCGCAGCGAGCTGGTGCACCGCAACCTCGCGCCCGAGAACGTGGTGCTGGGCCGCGACGGCCTGGCGCGCCTCATGGACTTCGGGTGCGCGGTGCCGCGCTCGGACCTGGACGCCACCGGCAGCGACGGGCGAGGCGCGGCGGGCTACATGGCCCCCGAGCAGATCCTGGGCAGCGAGCCCCCCGACCGGCGCGCCGACGTGTTCGTGCTGGGCGTGCTGCTCTACGAGATGACCACCGGCGTGCGGCTCTACGACGGCCGCGGCGAGCGCCTCCGGCGTGCGCTCATGGACGTGGACGCCCCGCCTGCCAGCACCCGGCGCAGCGGCTTTCCGGCGGTGCTCGACGAGATCCTCGCGGGCGCCTTGGCGCGTGATCCGAGCTCGCGCCCCGCCAGCGCCGACGTGCTGCAGCGGCAAATCGAAGGGTTCGCGGCGGCGCAGCGCATCCAGCTGGGCACCGCGCGCGTGGGCGCGTACCTGGCCGAAGCGTTTCCCCCGGGCTCAGAGCGCGAGAAGGACGGGTCGCTCGTGTCCCCGGTGCCGGCCGCCCGTGTCAGCGTGCCGCCCGGGCCGAGGACGTCGCTGCCGCCGGGCCGCTACAACAGCTCTGCGCCACCACCGCGTCGGAGCTCGTCCCCCCCTGCGGAACAGTCCACCGACCTCGACGGCCTGGCGCTGGCTGCGGCGGGCGCGCCCAGCGAAGAGAACGAGTTCGAGGCCGAGGACACCATGGTGGGGCAGAGCCAGGCGCCAACCGCCGACTCGCGCCGTCCATCGCTCGGGCCTCCGCGGCCGAGCACCGGCGTGTACCTGCACGTGGGCGTCACCACCGAGGACGTCAAGAAGAAGCCCTGA
- a CDS encoding DUF4442 domain-containing protein, with protein sequence MADSALRSALSRVPGADKALPFLDIDGPVNVVRIAWDRLRGLPYGNVVFSRMIGRAAPYTGSIRAVVTDLTEGHSQVVLKDRPELRNHLDCVHAITLANLAEMTGNVALAYGLPDDARFIVAGMDLEYVKKARGTITATSDFPPIRTSAVSHHDIPVVMKNAAGEVVTRATLRTQVGPKRKRA encoded by the coding sequence ATGGCCGATTCTGCTCTTCGTAGCGCGCTCTCGCGCGTGCCCGGCGCCGACAAGGCGCTGCCCTTCCTGGACATCGACGGTCCGGTCAACGTGGTGCGCATCGCCTGGGACCGCCTGCGCGGGCTGCCTTACGGGAACGTAGTGTTCAGCCGCATGATCGGCCGCGCGGCGCCCTACACGGGCAGCATCCGTGCTGTGGTCACGGACCTGACCGAGGGACACAGCCAGGTGGTGCTCAAGGACCGCCCGGAGCTGCGCAACCACCTCGACTGCGTGCACGCCATCACCCTCGCCAACCTGGCGGAGATGACGGGCAACGTGGCGCTGGCCTACGGGCTGCCCGACGACGCGCGCTTCATCGTGGCGGGTATGGACCTCGAGTATGTGAAGAAGGCGCGGGGCACCATCACGGCCACCAGCGACTTTCCGCCCATTCGCACTTCGGCGGTGTCGCACCACGACATCCCCGTGGTCATGAAGAACGCCGCCGGCGAGGTGGTCACGCGCGCCACGCTGCGCACCCAGGTTGGTCCCAAGCGCAAGCGCGCCTAG
- a CDS encoding HlyC/CorC family transporter codes for MTLLLIYISVALGVSFTCSLLEASLLSITPSFQAHYEEAHPHVGAKLRHLKADVDRPLAAILSLNTMAHTLGAAGAGAEAARIWGSDKLAIASAVLTLLILVLSELIPKTLGAVYWQRFVVPVAYVLPPMIKLMLPLVWLSDLITMAIKRGREPTPSISRAEIAAMAGLAEAGGTIDPTESRILRSLIHCGTLRARDIMTPRTVVFWLDEKTTLAEVLDKPGAMNFSRIPVGRGGIDNIIGYVLKNEILLRAARQDHHRVVGEFVRDHLIVPSTLPVPALFERMLDSREHIAVVSDEHGGVDGLVTMEDVIETVLGMEIVDEADAVQDMREMARAKWQDRAKRLGTLPSSQTGRTNSEPPGSR; via the coding sequence ATGACCCTGCTGCTGATCTACATCAGCGTCGCCCTCGGCGTGTCGTTCACGTGCTCGCTGCTCGAAGCCTCGCTGCTGAGCATCACCCCGTCGTTCCAGGCCCACTACGAAGAGGCACACCCTCACGTGGGGGCCAAGCTCCGGCACCTCAAGGCCGATGTGGACCGGCCGCTGGCCGCCATCCTCAGCCTGAACACCATGGCGCACACCCTCGGCGCCGCGGGTGCCGGTGCCGAGGCCGCGCGCATCTGGGGGTCGGACAAGCTGGCCATCGCGTCCGCCGTGTTGACGCTCCTCATCCTGGTGCTCTCGGAGCTCATCCCCAAGACGCTGGGCGCGGTCTACTGGCAGCGCTTCGTCGTCCCCGTGGCCTACGTGTTGCCCCCCATGATCAAGCTCATGCTGCCGCTGGTGTGGCTCAGCGACCTGATCACCATGGCCATCAAGCGCGGGCGCGAGCCCACTCCGTCCATCTCGCGCGCCGAGATCGCGGCCATGGCGGGCCTCGCGGAAGCGGGCGGCACCATCGACCCCACCGAGTCGCGCATCCTGCGCAGCCTCATCCACTGCGGCACCCTGCGAGCGCGCGACATCATGACGCCGCGCACGGTGGTCTTCTGGCTGGACGAGAAGACCACGCTGGCCGAGGTGCTGGACAAGCCCGGCGCCATGAACTTCTCGCGCATCCCGGTGGGGCGCGGCGGCATCGACAACATCATCGGCTACGTGCTCAAGAACGAGATCCTGCTGCGCGCGGCGCGCCAAGATCACCACCGCGTCGTGGGCGAGTTCGTGCGAGACCACCTGATCGTGCCCTCCACCCTGCCCGTGCCGGCGCTCTTCGAGCGCATGCTGGACTCGCGCGAGCACATCGCCGTGGTGAGCGACGAGCACGGCGGCGTGGACGGCCTGGTCACCATGGAAGACGTCATCGAGACGGTGCTGGGCATGGAGATCGTGGACGAGGCCGACGCCGTGCAGGACATGCGCGAGATGGCGCGCGCCAAGTGGCAGGACCGCGCCAAGCGCCTGGGCACCCTGCCGTCGTCGCAGACCGGGCGCACCAACTCGGAGCCTCCCGGGAGCCGGTGA